CTGGTTTGCAGGGAATCCTCCCCAAACGTTCGATGCAAGGGGTGAGCTGGGTACGCCCTCTTCTGGGAGTATGGCGCGAAGATCTCAGAGAGTGCCTTCGGTTTCGGGATTTGGGTTGGAGAGAGGACGAGACCAATGCCGATCCGGTCCACCTGCGCAATCGAATCCGGTTGGAATTATTGCCCTTTTTGGAAAGCGAGTATCAACCCAATCTCAAGTCTTTGCTTTCGCAGCTTGCTGAATCCCTGCAGGCGGACCGGCAGTGGATAGAACAATGTGCAGAGGACTTATGGCCTCGAATTTGTGCGGGAGAGGAAGCGGGGTCTGAGTTTGGGGAATGTACGGTGATTCTGCAACGCCCGGAGCTGCTTGATCAACCCGAGGCTCTGCGCCGGGAGCTTTTGAGGCATGCGGTGCGCCGGGTCATGGGCCGTGAAAAACGATTGACTTATACGCATTGGCTTGCGCTCTCCTCCTTGGTGGAATCCGAGGCTGGAGCGAGAATTCTGGAATTACCTTTAGGCGTGCGCGCGTTGAGGCAGCGGGAGCGCGTTTACATCGGCCCTGCACGCATGATAGAATCAAAAGTTCAATCTAAGTAATTCAGAAAGAGAGGTTTAGTGTGCCCGAAGCTCCGGATTCCAAACAGCCGCAGCGTGGTCCGAAGACTTCCCGCGGCTTATTTTTTTGGCTCATTTTAACTCTGGGCCTAGCCTATCTAATCTACTCTGCTCCGGCCGGCGGTTTCGGGACTGTGAAGGAAATCGCCTACGGCGAGTATTACAGTATGCTGCAGCATAACCGTGAGACCCGCATGGTTATTTCCGCGATCGAGACGGAACGCACGATACGCGGGGAGCTGGCTGACGGCACGGGCTATTTTGTGTATTTGCCTGCTAACGATCCCACGCTTGTGGATCTCTTGAAGAAGCAGGTGGATCTCTACCAGGTTAAACCCCCCAGGGCCTTTTGGATCCACCTGTACTCCTTTGGCCCGATACTCCTTTTTATCGCTTTTCTGTATTTCTTTGTCTACCGCGGCCCGCAAGGAGGCGGGAAACTGCTCTCATTTGGGAAAAGCCGTGCGCGCGAGGTGAGCTCGGACAAGAATCCTATTACCTTTGAGCATGTGGCCGGGGTGGAGGAGGCCAAGGAAGAACTTTCCGAGATTATCGATTTTCTGAAGGATCCCAAGAAATTCCAGAAGTTGGGCGGCAAGATCCCCAAGGGTGTGCTTTTGATGGGGCCTCCGGGAACGGGAAAAACCCTTTTGGCCAAGGCCGTGAGCGGTGAGGCCGGGGTACCGTTTTTTAGTATTAGCGGTTCGGATTTTGTGGAGATGTTTGTGGGTGTAGGCGCAAGCCGGGTCCGTGATCTGTTTGAGCAGGCAAAGCGTTCAGCCAAGGCAGGGGGCAAAGGCGCGATCATATTTATCGACGAGATCGATGCCGTGGGCCGGCAACGTTTTGCCGGCATCGGGGGCGGCCATGATGAGCGGGAGCAAACCTTGAATGCCCTGCTGGTGGAGATGGACGGCTTTGGGACTGAAGAGGGGATTATTCTCATGGCAGCCACGAACCGTCCGGATGTCCTGGACCCGGCTTTGTTGCGGCCGGGCCGGTTTGACCGGCAGGTGGTTATTGACCGGCCGGATATTTTGGGCCGGGAGAAGATTCTTGAGGTGCACGTCAAGGAAGTGGTGCTTGCCGATGATGTGGATCTTAAATCCATTGCACGGCAGACCCCCGGATTTTCCGGGGCGGATTTGGCCAACTTGGCCAATGAGGCGGCGCTCCTGGCCGCGCGCCGCAATAAAGATTCCGTAGGTAAGTCAGAGCTGGAAGAGGCTATAGAGCGCGTCATGGCCGGTCCGGAACGCAAGTCCAAGGTCATTTCCCAGCACGAAAAGGAGATTGTGGCCCATCACGAGGCCGGTCACGCTTTGGTTGCCCTGTTGGTTCCCCATGCGGATCCGCTCCACAAAATTTCCATCATTCCCAGGGGCACGGCTGCGTTGGGTTATACGATGCAACTGCCTTTGGAAGATCGTCATCTCATGAGCCGCACCGAGCTTCTTGCGCGTCTTACGGTTTTGATGGGCGGCCGGGCCAGCGAACAAATCATTTTTGACGAGATTACTACGGGTGCCCAGAACGATATCGAGGTGGTTACAGAGGGGGCGCGCCGGATGGTCACTCAGTTTGGGATGAGTGAACGCTTGGGGACCATTGCTTTGGGTAAGCGGGACAGTCATGTGTTCCTGGGGCGCGACTTGCTGGATGAAAGAAATTATAGCGAAAAAACCGCGGAGCTTATCGACGAGGAGGTGCGGCGCATTGTCGACGGGGCTTTTGAGAAGGCTAAGCATCTGCTGACCGAAAACGTGGATAAGTTGAAGCTTCTGGCTAAGGAACTCCTGGAGAGAGAAATCCTCGACAGTGAAGAGGTTAATAGGCTGTTGGGCTTTGCCAACAAGCAAGAGCCTGCGCCGGATCCTGCGACCTGATCCATGTCCCAACCTGTATCCAGTGATACGGCTCTTCCCAGGGTCCGGCGTCCCCACCACAAGTGGAGATGTCGCGATCGCGTAATCGAGCTTGGTGAGCGCACTCAAATCATGGGTGTGCTCAATGTGACTCCCGATTCTTTTAGCGACGGAGGGCGCTTTGTCGATGCTTCTGCCGCATTGGCCCAGGCCAGGCTCCTCGTGGAAGAGGGGGCGGACATTCTCGATATCGGCGGGGAGTCCACGCGTCCCGGGTCTGCCCCGGTTTCTCTGGACACGGAACTCGGGCGGATTCTCCCTGTGGTGGAGGCTGTTGTTTCTGAGTTGCCGGTGGTGATCTCCGTGGACACGCGCAAGGCCGAAGTTGCACGACAGGCCCTGCATGCCGGCGCTCATCTGGTAAACGATATCAGTGCCCTGGAGTTCGATCCCCAAATGGCCGGAGTGGTAAGGGATTTTGGGGCGGGGCTTGTCCTCATGCACATGCAGGGATCGCCTGAGAGTATGCAGCAGGACCCGTATTATGAGGACGTAGTTACGGAAGTTCTTGAGGCCTTGCGTACTTCAGTGCAAAATGCACGAAAGGCGGGAATCCCCCGGGAGTGTTTGGCTGTAGACCCGGGCATTGGTTTCGGCAAGACTGTCGAACAGAATTTGCAGCTTCTGGCCGGGCTTCCATTTTTTCAGGAAGTGAATGTACCTGTTTTGGTGGGTACCTCCCGCAAGTCCTTTATCGGCAAAATCCTTAATCGCGAGGTTGAGGATCGCCTGCCTGGGACATTGGCTTCTGTCACGCTTGCTGTAGCGTACGGGGCTCATATTGTGCGGGTGCATGACGTTGCTGCTTGCGGAGATGCCGCGCGGCTGGCGGAAGCCCTGATCAACACTTGGGTGTAATGATGTTTCAGAAAATCCTCCAAGACATCGGGCATTACATCTTGCTCTACTGGCGCACCGGGGTGGAGATCCTCTTCCTCTACTACATCATTCTGACGGGCCTGCGCTTTATGAAGGGCACTCGCGCTATGCCTGTGCTCAAGGGTCTGGTGATTCTGGGCGTGTTGCTGTTTGTTATTCCTCAGCAGTTGGGATTGGAAGCCATCATTTGGATCATGACCAAGTTGTTGGCTATTTCTGTTTTGGCTATTTTAGTTGTTTTTCAGCCGGAGCTTCGGCGCGGCCTGGCCCGGCTCGGGCAACGCGGCATGTTGCGCGGCTTGGTTTATGAAGAAGAAGCGATCGCAGAAGTCGTGAAGGCCGTTCACTTTCTTTCGAGGCGGAAGATTGGAGGACTAATCGCCCTGGAAAGACAGACCGGTTTGAAGGGGCTGGCTGAGTCCGGTGTGAGTATTGACTCCCAGGTGACAAGTGAACTCATTACCACCATTTTCATGCCGAGTACGCCTTTGCACGACGGGGGCGTGATTATACAGGGCAGCCGTCTGACTGCGGCGGGTTGTCTTTTTCCGTTGAGTCAGACATCAGATCTGGAGAAGTCGGTGGGGACCCGCCACCGCGCGGCTTTGGGTCTGGCCGAAGAGACGGATGCCGCCGTTATCGTGGTTTCAGAGGAAACAGGAAACGTTTCCATGGCGGCGGATGGCCGGCTTTTCAGGAATGTGGATAAGGATAAGCTCCATTTGATGCTCGAGAATCTTTTCCATTCC
This genomic window from Candidatus Omnitrophota bacterium contains:
- the ftsH gene encoding ATP-dependent zinc metalloprotease FtsH, whose translation is MLQHNRETRMVISAIETERTIRGELADGTGYFVYLPANDPTLVDLLKKQVDLYQVKPPRAFWIHLYSFGPILLFIAFLYFFVYRGPQGGGKLLSFGKSRAREVSSDKNPITFEHVAGVEEAKEELSEIIDFLKDPKKFQKLGGKIPKGVLLMGPPGTGKTLLAKAVSGEAGVPFFSISGSDFVEMFVGVGASRVRDLFEQAKRSAKAGGKGAIIFIDEIDAVGRQRFAGIGGGHDEREQTLNALLVEMDGFGTEEGIILMAATNRPDVLDPALLRPGRFDRQVVIDRPDILGREKILEVHVKEVVLADDVDLKSIARQTPGFSGADLANLANEAALLAARRNKDSVGKSELEEAIERVMAGPERKSKVISQHEKEIVAHHEAGHALVALLVPHADPLHKISIIPRGTAALGYTMQLPLEDRHLMSRTELLARLTVLMGGRASEQIIFDEITTGAQNDIEVVTEGARRMVTQFGMSERLGTIALGKRDSHVFLGRDLLDERNYSEKTAELIDEEVRRIVDGAFEKAKHLLTENVDKLKLLAKELLEREILDSEEVNRLLGFANKQEPAPDPAT
- the folP gene encoding dihydropteroate synthase; protein product: MSQPVSSDTALPRVRRPHHKWRCRDRVIELGERTQIMGVLNVTPDSFSDGGRFVDASAALAQARLLVEEGADILDIGGESTRPGSAPVSLDTELGRILPVVEAVVSELPVVISVDTRKAEVARQALHAGAHLVNDISALEFDPQMAGVVRDFGAGLVLMHMQGSPESMQQDPYYEDVVTEVLEALRTSVQNARKAGIPRECLAVDPGIGFGKTVEQNLQLLAGLPFFQEVNVPVLVGTSRKSFIGKILNREVEDRLPGTLASVTLAVAYGAHIVRVHDVAACGDAARLAEALINTWV
- the cdaA gene encoding diadenylate cyclase CdaA → MMFQKILQDIGHYILLYWRTGVEILFLYYIILTGLRFMKGTRAMPVLKGLVILGVLLFVIPQQLGLEAIIWIMTKLLAISVLAILVVFQPELRRGLARLGQRGMLRGLVYEEEAIAEVVKAVHFLSRRKIGGLIALERQTGLKGLAESGVSIDSQVTSELITTIFMPSTPLHDGGVIIQGSRLTAAGCLFPLSQTSDLEKSVGTRHRAALGLAEETDAAVIVVSEETGNVSMAADGRLFRNVDKDKLHLMLENLFHSGRRRNWLEWPWSGKRE